From Quercus lobata isolate SW786 chromosome 1, ValleyOak3.0 Primary Assembly, whole genome shotgun sequence, one genomic window encodes:
- the LOC115981944 gene encoding uncharacterized protein LOC115981944 isoform X2, with protein MAMDANLASLFENLKVEDPWLPPRSWESIPSESGRPPPISSSSHPPPLFHASTVSEESLVRLAMYAMQGVESALISIEKLSAAFVSEPADRTFHRIPSLWTRASSTHALGNILSSIGCSGSRVFLLLKFVDYYTNFRSCENSTSKDGSELQDEKRPSYSLVNQAFAVAVGKVLEGYMCALDTLYASVGFRRRISRNDGAPSSLVGCLTSVVHSEITLLELYLHTKDLRTQIEALANICNLHDVKLSLAVSSVEDSIAKAALEFCNFHRGGDLLTYLYKQLQVADNSHRALLKFLFLRSCEPYCGFIRSWIFKAEISDPYKEFIVEYSNNLPPNQHGKVGISVDFTLPSIREQDGVAVPCFLKNFLVPLVRAGQQLQVLTKLLEMYIYVATGDHTHEDFLPCWSGFSNSSPSYASPVTFSKVNIEAMVLARDSYYKMMEEKLEYLLSKLKFRHEQVAPCCPETMYFANGGRSSNNSVSCTLDDTSIAPSTADKRSSNVDINVDCDSMDELSFVMDTDDSSECSSSNSSEEQIESEQLIEPPNHTKYLSALSFSLSTSMDISLQKPHEFKNSCHIENDSRGICEVTDSLSHDVHSHNNGMFLSHLPELLEPEESNQSCTSDIQHTDSLADKVFSLGHPQKDSDLNPRKANVGVIMEGTSYFHKIQAMLDASIGEATGKGQLENSTHTPYLYTLQRCKSYYQSNFMSVNPMLTSYAFLHSISKPGERCNADYGRSLPYFDFTSVEDPCKLCVEQSATGSVHEFGTEPRLLMHSHASSTRSKSDRHSKQGYDGDHVLIDNIEVPYVCSPSYLKDHNQEVIKNVSGGSSWESLLGGSSITIDNSVGDTYQKKDNSVGDQRQSLSAMFEIPLDFIIEKCLLQEIILQYKYVSKLTIKLLEEGFDLQEHFLALRRYHFMELADWTDLFIKSLWQHPHKWCVAEPDQRLSEIQGFLELSVQRSSCGRDRYKDRLFVYMKGHKTMPLSTSMNGVHSFDFLGLGYRVDWPLSIVLTPDALQIYAEIFSFLVKVKLAVFALTDVWRSLKELVHLIKLNRHSENHESEVGHFNILTKLRSKICWILIRCIWLI; from the exons ATGGCGATGGATGCGAATTTGGCTTCGTTGTTTGAGAACCTCAAGGTCGAAGATCCATGGCTTCCTCCCAGGTCTTGGGAATCCATCCCTTCCGAAAGCGGACGCCCTCCACCAATTTCCTCTTCCTCTCACCCTCCTCCTCTCTTCCACGCCTCCACCGTCTCC GAGGAAAGTTTGGTGAGGTTGGCAATGTATGCAATGCAAGGCGTAGAATCGGCACTTATTAGTATCGAAAAGCTTTCTGCTGCCTTTGTTTCTGAACCGGCTGATAGGACATTCCATCGAATTCCAAGCCTGTGGACTCGGGCTTCCAGCACTCACGCTCTTGGAAACATTCTGAGCTCCATAGGCTGCTCGGGTTCTCGGGTTTTTCTTCTCCTTAAATTTGTAGATTATTATACCAATTTTAGATCGTGTGAAAACTCGACTAGCAAAGATGGCAGTGAATTGCAAGACGAAAAACGCCCTTCCTACAGCCTTGTTAATCAGGCATTTGCTGTTGCTGTTGGGAAGGTTTTGGAAGGGTACATGTGTGCTCTCGACACGTTGTATGCATCGGTAGGTTTCAGGCGGCGAATATCAAGGAATGATGGCGCGCCATCTTCTTTGGTGGGGTGTTTGACAAGTGTAGTGCATTCTGAAATTACATTGTTGGAGCTGTACCTGCACACTAAGGACTTGAGGACTCAAATTGAAGCTCTTGCTAATATTTGCAACCTACATGATGTAAAACTTTCCCTCGCGGTATCTTCTGTTGAAGATTCAATCGCTAAAGCAGCattagagttttgtaacttcCATAGAGGAGGGGATCTTCTCACTTATTTATATAAACAACTGCAG GTTGCTGATAATTCCCACCGTGCTCTActcaagtttctctttcttCGGTCATGTGAACCATATTGTGGGTTTATCAGGTCATGGATATTCAAAGCTGAGATTAGTGATCCTTATAAGGAGTTTATAGTAGAATATTCTAACAATCTACCACCTAATCAACATGGTAAAGTAGGCATATCTGTTGACTTCACGTTGCCAAGTATCAGG GAGCAAGATGGAGTTGCTGTTCCTTGTTTTCTAAAGAACTTCTTGGTTCCACTTGTCAGAGCTGGTCAGCAGCTTCAAGTGCTGACAAAATTGCTTGAAATGTATATTTATGTTGCCACTGGGGACCATACTCATGAGGATTTTCTTCCGTGCTGGAGTGGGTTTTCAAACAGTTCTCCGTCTTATGCATCTCCAGTGACTTTCAGCAAAGTAAATATAGAAGCCATGGTACTGGCAAGAGACAGTTACTACAAAATGATGGAGGAAAAACTTGAATATCTTTTGTCAAAATTGAAGTTTAGACATGAACAG GTAGCTCCCTGTTGCCCTGAAACAATGTACTTTGCCAATGGTGGAAGGAGTTCAAACAATTCAGTTTCATGCACATTGGATGACACTTCAATTGCTCCTTCAACAGCAGATAAAAGAAGCTCAAATgt TGATATTAATGTGGACTGTGATTCAATGGATGAGTTGTCTTTTGTGATGGATACAGACGATTCGTCTGAATGTTCGTCCTCGAACAGCTCTGAAGAGCAAATCGAGTCTGAGCAGCTAATTGAGCCTCCAAATCACACTAAGTATTTATCTGCTTTAAGCTTCTCCCTGAGTACTTCCATGGATATTTCTTTGCAAAAGCCTCatgaatttaaaaattcatgTCATATAGAAAATGATTCACGTGGAATTTGTGAAGTAACAGACAGCCTCAGTCATGATGTGCATTCTCATAATAACGGTATGTTTTTAAGTCACTTACCTGAGCTGCTCGAGCCAGAGGAGTCTAACCAGTCATGCACATCTGATATTCAACATACAGATTCTCTAGCTGATAAAGTCTTTTCACTAGGACACCCTCAGAAAGACTCTGACCTAAATCCGAGGAAAGCAAATGTGGGAGTAATAATGGAAGGTACAtcatattttcacaaaattcaGGCCATGTTAGATGCTTCGATTGGGGAAGCCACTGGCAAGGGCCAACTTGAAAATTCCACACACACTCCGTATTTATATACGTTGCAAAGGTGTAAGTCTTACTACCAAAGCAATTTTATGAGTGTGAATCCAATGTTGACAAGTTATGCTTTCCTTCACTCAATAAGCAAGCCAGGAGAGAGATGCAATGCAGACTATGGCCGATCTTTACCTTACTTTGACTTTACCTCTGTAGAAGACCCTTGTAAGTTATGCGTGGAACAGTCAGCAACTGGTTCTGTGCATGAATTTGGAACTGAGCCTCGATTACTCATGCATTCTCATGCTTCTTCTACCAGAAGTAAGAGTGATCGTCATAGTAAACAAGGCTATGACGGAGACCAtgttttaattgataatattgaAGTGCCTTATGTTTGTTCACCATCATACTTGAAGGACCACAACCAAGaagttataaaaaatgtttCTGGTGGGAGTAGTTGGGAGAGTTTGCTTGGTGGTTCCAGTATCACCATTGATAATAGTGTTGGAgatacctatcaaaaaaaagataatagtgTTGGAGATCAGAGGCAGAGTTTGTCAGCCATGTTTGAGATACCACTTGATTTCATCATTGAAAAATGCTTACTGCAGGAAATCATTCTTCA ATATAAGTATGTCAGCAAGTTAACTATCAAGTTGCTTGAGGAAGGATTTGATTTGCAAGAACATTTTCTGGCACTGCGGCGTTACCATTTCATGGAATTAGCAGATTGGACAGATTTGTTTATCAAGTCACTTTGGCAACAT CCGCATAAGTGGTGTGTTGCTGAGCCAGATCAGAGACTTTCAGAAATTCAAGGTTTCCTTGAGTTGTCAGTTCAGAGGTCTTCATGCGGGCGAGACCGTTATAAGGATAGGTTATTTGTGTACATGAAAGGACACAAAACTATGCCTCTTTCAACATCTATGAATG GAGTGCATTCCTTTGATTTTTTAGGATTGGGTTACCGAGTGGATTGGCCACTTAGTATTGTTTTGACTCCTGATGCTTTGCAAATATATGCTGAAATATTCAGTTTTTTGGTAAAAGTGAAGCTTGCCGTATTTGCATTGACTGATGTATGGCGTTCATTGAAG gagtTGGTGCACTTGATTAAACTGAATCGCCATTCTGAAAATCATGAAAGTGAAGTAGGCCATTTTAATATATTGACGAAGCTAAG GTCAAAGATATGTTGGATCTTGATTCGGTGCATATGGCTTATTTAA
- the LOC115981966 gene encoding abscisic-aldehyde oxidase-like, with protein MAVERETRNNLVFAVNGERFELSTVDPSTTLLEFLRSRTRFKSVKLSCGEGGCGACVVLLSKYDPVLDQVEDFTASSCLTLLCSINGYSITTTEGLGNSKDGFHPIHQRFAGFHASQCGFCTPGMCVSLFAALVNAEKANQSEPSPGFSKLTVSEAEKAISGNLCRCTGYRSIADACKSFAADVDVEDLGLNSFWRKGESKEVKMSRLPFYNRNKEICTFPEFLKKEIRSSMLLDSKGFYWYNPVRVKELQSFLESNETDDGSLIKLVAGNTGMGYYKELEHYDRYIDLRYIPELSSIQRDPKGIEIGATITISKAIEALKEENKGEFHPKSEMVFKKIANHMEKIASGFIRNTASIGGNLMMAQRKNFPSDIATILVAVGSMVYIMTGPTCERIMLEEFLERPPLSSKTLLLNVKIPSWESIKNISSETDTMLLFETYRAAPRPLGNALPYLNAAFLAEVSPCKTSDGIIVNNCQLAFGAYGTKHAIRARQVEEFLAGKILSLDVLYEATKLVKAIVVPEDGTSYPAYRSSLAIGYLFDFFSPLIDNGGKISNVLLEGYIKNVNAYKINQNHVQLAHDNLPSLLSSGKQVIELSEEYHPVGEPITKSGAAIQASGEAFYVDDIPSPENCLHGTFIYSTKPLAWVKGIQFQPKPLPDGVASIITFKDIPKGGENIGSKNIFGAEPLFAEELTQCAGQRLAFVVADTQKHADKAIKFAVVDYDLENLEPPILSVEEAVKRSSLFEVPPMFYPKQVGDISKGMAEADHKILSAEVKLGSQYYFYMESQAALAIPDEDNCMVVYSSSQVPEWTHIVIARCLGVPEHNVRVITRRVGGAFGGKAIKAMPVATACALAAHKLRRPVRIYLDRKTDMIMAGGRHPMKITYSVGFKSNGKITALQLDILINAGLSPDISPIMPHNILGPLKKYDWGALSFDIKVCKTNHSSKSAMRAPGELQGSFIAEAVIEHVASTLSMDADSVRSINLHTYNSLNLFYESNADEPLEYTLPSIWDKLAMSSSLHQRTEMVKEFNRDNKWRKRGISRIPIVHEFSVRPTPGKVSILSDGSIVVEVGGIELGQGLWTKVKQMAAFGLSSIQCDGVGDLSDKVRVIQSDSLSLIQGGFTAGSTTSESSCEAVRLCCNILVERLRPLRERLQDQMGSIKWEMLIDQAYMLSVNLSASSFFVPDLTSMQYRTYGAAVSEVEVNILTGETTILQTDIIYDCGQSLNPAVDLGQIEGAFVQGVGFFMLEEYLTNSDGLVVAEGTWTYKIPTLDTIPKQFNVEIHKSGHHQKRVLSSKASGEPPLILAASVHCATRAAIKEARKQLLSWSGKDECSSTFQLEVPATMPVVKEHCGLKSVERYLEWRMGRK; from the exons ATGGCGGTGGAGAGAGAAACCAGAAACAATCTAGTTTTTGCTGTAAATGGAGAGAGGTTTGAGCTCTCCACTGTTGACCCTTCAACTACTTTGCTTGAGTTCTTGCGTTCCAGAACTCGCTTCAAGAGTGTCAAGCTCAGCTGTGGTGAAG GTGGTTGTGGTGCTTGTGTTGTTTTACTGTCAAAGTATGATCCTGTGCTTGATCAGGTTGAGGATTTTACAGCAAGTTCATGTCTTACTCTACTTTGCAGCATAAATGGATATTCTATTACAACAACTGAAGGCCTTGGAAATAGCAAAGATGGGTTCCACCCAATTCATCAAAGGTTCGCTGGTTTCCATGCTTCTCAATGTGGGTTTTGTACTCCTGGAATGTGTGTTTCACTCTTTGCAGCTCTGGTCAATGCTGAAAAGGCCAATCAATCAGAGCCCTCTCCTGGATTCTCCAAGCTGACAGTTTCTGAAGCTGAAAAGGCTATTTCAGGAAACCTTTGTCGCTGTACTGGATATAGATCAATAGCTGATGCCTGCAAGAGTTTTGCGGCTGATGTTGATGTAGAGGATTTGGGGCTCAACTCTTTTTGGAGAAAGGGAGAGAGTAAGGAAGTAAAGATGAGTAGATTACCTTTCTATAACCGTAACAAAGAGATTTGTACATTTCCTGAGTTCCTGAAGAAGGAAATCAGGTCTTCCATGCTTTTGGATTCTAAAGgattttattggtacaatcctGTTAGAGTCAAGGAACTTCAAAGCTTCTTGGAATCTAATGAGACCGATGATGGGAGCTTGATTAAATTAGTTGCTGGCAACACTGGAATGGGTTATTACAAGGAACTAGAACACTATGACAGATATATTGATCTACGGTATATTCCTGAGCTCTCATCGATTCAAAGAGATCCAAAAGGGATTGAGATTGGAGCAACCATCACAATCTCTAAAGCTATTGAAGCTTTAAAGGAAGAAAACAAAGGTGAATTTCACCCAAAGAGTGAGATGGTGTTCAAAAAAATTGCCAACCATATGGAGAAAATTGCTTCAGGCTTCATCCGGAATACAGCTAGTATAGGGGGAAACTTGATGATGGCACAAAGGAAGAATTTTCCTTCTGATATTGCTACGATTCTTGTTGCTGTGGGTTCAATGGTATATATAATGACCGGTCCTACATGTGAAAGGATTATGTTGGAGGAGTTTCTAGAAAGGCCTCCTTTGAGTTCAAAAACTTTACTTCTCAATGTTAAAATCCCATCCTGggaatcaataaaaaatatttcatctgAAACTGACACTATGTTGCTCTTTGAAACCTATCGAGCTGCACCACGACCTCTTGGAAATGCATTGCCCTATTTAAATGCTGCATTCTTGGCTGAAGTTTCTCCATGTAAAACTTCTGATGGAATCATAGTAAATAACTGTCAGCTAGCTTTTGGTGCTTATGGGACTAAACATGCAATTAGAGCAAGACAGGTGGAGGAATTTTTAGCtggaaaaattttaagtttagatGTTCTATATGAAGCTACCAAATTAGTTAAAGCCATTGTGGTACCTGAAGATGGCACTTCCTATCCTGCCTATAGGTCAAGCTTGGCCATAGGTTAtctttttgatttctttagCCCCTTAATTGACAATGGTGGTAAAATTTCTAATGTTTTGTTAGAAGGATATATCAAGAATGTTAATGCTTACAAAATAAACCAGAATCATGTTCAGCTAGCTCATGATAACCTCCCAAGTTTGCTATCATCCGGTAAGCAGGTGATTGAATTAAGTGAAGAGTATCATCCAGTTGGTGAGCCAATTACAAAATCTGGAGCTGCCATCCAAGCTTCTG GTGAGGCTTTCTATGTGGATGACATTCCTTCACCAGAAAATTGCCTACATGGAACATTCATTTATAGCACAAAGCCTTTGGCATGGGTAAAAGGTATACAATTCCAGCCTAAACCACTTCCAGATGGAGTGGCTTCAATTATTACTTTTAAAGACATCCCGAAAGGTGGAGAGAATATAGgatcaaaaaacatttttggtgCTGAACCTTTATTTGCTGAGGAGCTTACTCAGTGTGCCGGTCAGCGTCTTGCATTTGTG GTTGCAGATACACAGAAACATGCAGATAAAGCTATAAAGTTCGCTGTGGTTGATTATGACTTGGAAAATTTAGAACCTCCAATTCTCTCTGTAGAAGAGGCTGTTAAGAGATCTAGCCTTTTTGAGGTTCCTCCTATGTTTTACCCAAAACAAGTTGGTGATATATCAAAAGGAATGGCTGAAGCTGATCATAAAATTCTTTCTGCTGAG GTTAAACTTGGGTCACAATACTATTTCTATATGGAGTCGCAAGCTGCCCTTGCTATACCAGATGAAGACAACTGCATGGTGGTTTATAGTTCAAGTCAGGTCCCTGAGTGGACACACATTGTGATTGCAAGATGTCTCGGTGTTCCTGAACATAATGTCCGCGTAATTACGAGAAGGGTTGGGGGAGCATTTGGAGGAAAGGCCATCAAAGCCATGCCT GTTGCTACAGCATGTGCACTTGCAGCACACAAATTGCGTCGCCCTGTCAGGATATATCTTGATCGCAAGACTGATATGATAATGGCAGGAGGAAGGCATCCCATGAAAATAACTTACAGCGTAGGATTCAAGTCTAATGGGAAGATTACAGCATTACAACTTGACATATTAATTAATGCTGGGTTGTCTCCAGATATAAGTCCAATTATGCCGCATAACATACTAGGTCCACTTAAAAAGTATGACTGGGGTGCTTTATCCTTTGATATAAAGGTATGCAAAACAAATCATTCCAGTAAATCTGCTATGCGGGCACCTGGGGAACTACAGGGATCATTTATTGCTGAAGCTGTTATTGAACACGTAGCATCTACCCTTTCAATGGATGCTGATTCTGTCAGAAGCATAAATCTCCACACATACAACAGCCTTAACTTATTCTATGAGAGTAATGCAGATGAACCTCTCGAGTATACTTTACCTTCTATATGGGATAAGTTGGCCATGTCATCAAGCTTACACCAGAGAACTGAAATGGTGAAAGAGTTTAATAGGGACAATAAATGGAGGAAAAGGGGCATTTCTCGTATACCTATTGTGCATGAATTTTCTGTAAGACCCACACCAGGAAAAGTAAGCATTTTAAGTGATGGGTCTATTGTTGTTGAAGTCGGTGGGATTGAGCTCGGCCAGGGGCTCTGGACAAAGGTAAAACAGATGGCTGCATTTGGTCTCAGTTCAATCCAATGTGATGGAGTTGGAGATCTGTCGGATAAAGTACGGGTCATTCAGTCTGATAGCTTGAGTTTAATTCAAGGGGGTTTTACTGCTGGGAGCACAACATCTGAGTCAAGCTGTGAAGCAGTGAGGCTTTGCTGCAATATTTTGGTTGAAAGACTCAGGCCACTCAGGGAAAGGTTGCAGGATCAAATGGGTTCCATTAAATGGGAGATGCTTATTGATCAG GCCTACATGCTCTCTGTGAACTTATCAGCAAGTTCTTTCTTTGTCCCTGACCTTACTTCCATGCAATATCGAACCTATGGTGCCGCAGTGAGTGAG GTGGAGGTGAATATTTTGACAGGAGAAACCACAATTTTGCAAACTGATATTATCTATGATTGTGGACAGAGTCTCAACCCTGCTGTGGATTTAGGACAG ATTGAAGGAGCTTTTGTCCAAGGAGTTGGGTTTTTCATGCTTGAGGAATACCTGACAAATTCAGATGGATTGGTGGTTGCGGAAGGTACATGGACATACAAGATTCCTACACTTGACACAATACCCAAACAATTCAATGTTGAAATACATAAAAGTGGACATCATCAAAAACGTGTTCTTTCTTCAAAAG
- the LOC115981944 gene encoding uncharacterized protein LOC115981944 isoform X1, with protein sequence MAMDANLASLFENLKVEDPWLPPRSWESIPSESGRPPPISSSSHPPPLFHASTVSEESLVRLAMYAMQGVESALISIEKLSAAFVSEPADRTFHRIPSLWTRASSTHALGNILSSIGCSGSRVFLLLKFVDYYTNFRSCENSTSKDGSELQDEKRPSYSLVNQAFAVAVGKVLEGYMCALDTLYASVGFRRRISRNDGAPSSLVGCLTSVVHSEITLLELYLHTKDLRTQIEALANICNLHDVKLSLAVSSVEDSIAKAALEFCNFHRGGDLLTYLYKQLQVADNSHRALLKFLFLRSCEPYCGFIRSWIFKAEISDPYKEFIVEYSNNLPPNQHGKVGISVDFTLPSIREQDGVAVPCFLKNFLVPLVRAGQQLQVLTKLLEMYIYVATGDHTHEDFLPCWSGFSNSSPSYASPVTFSKVNIEAMVLARDSYYKMMEEKLEYLLSKLKFRHEQVAPCCPETMYFANGGRSSNNSVSCTLDDTSIAPSTADKRSSNVDINVDCDSMDELSFVMDTDDSSECSSSNSSEEQIESEQLIEPPNHTKYLSALSFSLSTSMDISLQKPHEFKNSCHIENDSRGICEVTDSLSHDVHSHNNGMFLSHLPELLEPEESNQSCTSDIQHTDSLADKVFSLGHPQKDSDLNPRKANVGVIMEGTSYFHKIQAMLDASIGEATGKGQLENSTHTPYLYTLQRCKSYYQSNFMSVNPMLTSYAFLHSISKPGERCNADYGRSLPYFDFTSVEDPCKLCVEQSATGSVHEFGTEPRLLMHSHASSTRSKSDRHSKQGYDGDHVLIDNIEVPYVCSPSYLKDHNQEVIKNVSGGSSWESLLGGSSITIDNSVGDTYQKKDNSVGDQRQSLSAMFEIPLDFIIEKCLLQEIILQYKYVSKLTIKLLEEGFDLQEHFLALRRYHFMELADWTDLFIKSLWQHPHKWCVAEPDQRLSEIQGFLELSVQRSSCGRDRYKDRLFVYMKGHKTMPLSTSMNGVHSFDFLGLGYRVDWPLSIVLTPDALQIYAEIFSFLVKVKLAVFALTDVWRSLKELVHLIKLNRHSENHESEVGHFNILTKLRHQVNHFVSTLQQYVESQLSHVSWCRFLNSLQNKVKDMLDLDSVHMAYLMDSLHICFLSHETRHVASIVENILQCALDFRSCLTGGIWNVGMDRRDLMGKFSRINISQVLAIKRTFDKNLKELHLCYLKSPKHGEYGLSRFWASLNYNEYYSDVGNGMDYYAFSV encoded by the exons ATGGCGATGGATGCGAATTTGGCTTCGTTGTTTGAGAACCTCAAGGTCGAAGATCCATGGCTTCCTCCCAGGTCTTGGGAATCCATCCCTTCCGAAAGCGGACGCCCTCCACCAATTTCCTCTTCCTCTCACCCTCCTCCTCTCTTCCACGCCTCCACCGTCTCC GAGGAAAGTTTGGTGAGGTTGGCAATGTATGCAATGCAAGGCGTAGAATCGGCACTTATTAGTATCGAAAAGCTTTCTGCTGCCTTTGTTTCTGAACCGGCTGATAGGACATTCCATCGAATTCCAAGCCTGTGGACTCGGGCTTCCAGCACTCACGCTCTTGGAAACATTCTGAGCTCCATAGGCTGCTCGGGTTCTCGGGTTTTTCTTCTCCTTAAATTTGTAGATTATTATACCAATTTTAGATCGTGTGAAAACTCGACTAGCAAAGATGGCAGTGAATTGCAAGACGAAAAACGCCCTTCCTACAGCCTTGTTAATCAGGCATTTGCTGTTGCTGTTGGGAAGGTTTTGGAAGGGTACATGTGTGCTCTCGACACGTTGTATGCATCGGTAGGTTTCAGGCGGCGAATATCAAGGAATGATGGCGCGCCATCTTCTTTGGTGGGGTGTTTGACAAGTGTAGTGCATTCTGAAATTACATTGTTGGAGCTGTACCTGCACACTAAGGACTTGAGGACTCAAATTGAAGCTCTTGCTAATATTTGCAACCTACATGATGTAAAACTTTCCCTCGCGGTATCTTCTGTTGAAGATTCAATCGCTAAAGCAGCattagagttttgtaacttcCATAGAGGAGGGGATCTTCTCACTTATTTATATAAACAACTGCAG GTTGCTGATAATTCCCACCGTGCTCTActcaagtttctctttcttCGGTCATGTGAACCATATTGTGGGTTTATCAGGTCATGGATATTCAAAGCTGAGATTAGTGATCCTTATAAGGAGTTTATAGTAGAATATTCTAACAATCTACCACCTAATCAACATGGTAAAGTAGGCATATCTGTTGACTTCACGTTGCCAAGTATCAGG GAGCAAGATGGAGTTGCTGTTCCTTGTTTTCTAAAGAACTTCTTGGTTCCACTTGTCAGAGCTGGTCAGCAGCTTCAAGTGCTGACAAAATTGCTTGAAATGTATATTTATGTTGCCACTGGGGACCATACTCATGAGGATTTTCTTCCGTGCTGGAGTGGGTTTTCAAACAGTTCTCCGTCTTATGCATCTCCAGTGACTTTCAGCAAAGTAAATATAGAAGCCATGGTACTGGCAAGAGACAGTTACTACAAAATGATGGAGGAAAAACTTGAATATCTTTTGTCAAAATTGAAGTTTAGACATGAACAG GTAGCTCCCTGTTGCCCTGAAACAATGTACTTTGCCAATGGTGGAAGGAGTTCAAACAATTCAGTTTCATGCACATTGGATGACACTTCAATTGCTCCTTCAACAGCAGATAAAAGAAGCTCAAATgt TGATATTAATGTGGACTGTGATTCAATGGATGAGTTGTCTTTTGTGATGGATACAGACGATTCGTCTGAATGTTCGTCCTCGAACAGCTCTGAAGAGCAAATCGAGTCTGAGCAGCTAATTGAGCCTCCAAATCACACTAAGTATTTATCTGCTTTAAGCTTCTCCCTGAGTACTTCCATGGATATTTCTTTGCAAAAGCCTCatgaatttaaaaattcatgTCATATAGAAAATGATTCACGTGGAATTTGTGAAGTAACAGACAGCCTCAGTCATGATGTGCATTCTCATAATAACGGTATGTTTTTAAGTCACTTACCTGAGCTGCTCGAGCCAGAGGAGTCTAACCAGTCATGCACATCTGATATTCAACATACAGATTCTCTAGCTGATAAAGTCTTTTCACTAGGACACCCTCAGAAAGACTCTGACCTAAATCCGAGGAAAGCAAATGTGGGAGTAATAATGGAAGGTACAtcatattttcacaaaattcaGGCCATGTTAGATGCTTCGATTGGGGAAGCCACTGGCAAGGGCCAACTTGAAAATTCCACACACACTCCGTATTTATATACGTTGCAAAGGTGTAAGTCTTACTACCAAAGCAATTTTATGAGTGTGAATCCAATGTTGACAAGTTATGCTTTCCTTCACTCAATAAGCAAGCCAGGAGAGAGATGCAATGCAGACTATGGCCGATCTTTACCTTACTTTGACTTTACCTCTGTAGAAGACCCTTGTAAGTTATGCGTGGAACAGTCAGCAACTGGTTCTGTGCATGAATTTGGAACTGAGCCTCGATTACTCATGCATTCTCATGCTTCTTCTACCAGAAGTAAGAGTGATCGTCATAGTAAACAAGGCTATGACGGAGACCAtgttttaattgataatattgaAGTGCCTTATGTTTGTTCACCATCATACTTGAAGGACCACAACCAAGaagttataaaaaatgtttCTGGTGGGAGTAGTTGGGAGAGTTTGCTTGGTGGTTCCAGTATCACCATTGATAATAGTGTTGGAgatacctatcaaaaaaaagataatagtgTTGGAGATCAGAGGCAGAGTTTGTCAGCCATGTTTGAGATACCACTTGATTTCATCATTGAAAAATGCTTACTGCAGGAAATCATTCTTCA ATATAAGTATGTCAGCAAGTTAACTATCAAGTTGCTTGAGGAAGGATTTGATTTGCAAGAACATTTTCTGGCACTGCGGCGTTACCATTTCATGGAATTAGCAGATTGGACAGATTTGTTTATCAAGTCACTTTGGCAACAT CCGCATAAGTGGTGTGTTGCTGAGCCAGATCAGAGACTTTCAGAAATTCAAGGTTTCCTTGAGTTGTCAGTTCAGAGGTCTTCATGCGGGCGAGACCGTTATAAGGATAGGTTATTTGTGTACATGAAAGGACACAAAACTATGCCTCTTTCAACATCTATGAATG GAGTGCATTCCTTTGATTTTTTAGGATTGGGTTACCGAGTGGATTGGCCACTTAGTATTGTTTTGACTCCTGATGCTTTGCAAATATATGCTGAAATATTCAGTTTTTTGGTAAAAGTGAAGCTTGCCGTATTTGCATTGACTGATGTATGGCGTTCATTGAAG gagtTGGTGCACTTGATTAAACTGAATCGCCATTCTGAAAATCATGAAAGTGAAGTAGGCCATTTTAATATATTGACGAAGCTAAG GCATCAGGTCAATCATTTTGTATCTACATTACAACAATACGTGGAGTCACAATTATCTCATGTATCATGGTGCAGGTTTCTTAACTCCCTTCAGAATAAG GTCAAAGATATGTTGGATCTTGATTCGGTGCATATGGCTTATTTAATGGATTCGTTACACAt ATGTTTCCTCTCTCATGAAACGCGGCATGTAGCAAGCATTGTTGAAAACATATTACAATGTGCACTAGACTTCCGGTCTTGCCTCACTGGAGGCATATGGAATGTTGGCATGGATCGAAGAGATTTGATGGGTAAATTTTCAAGAATCAATATATCCCAG GTGCTTGCCATAAAGCGAACATTTGACAAAAATCTGAAAGAATTGCACCTTTGCTATCTGAAGTCACCTAAACATGGGGAGTACGGGCTTTCCCGTTTTTGGGCGTCTCTCAATTATAATGAGTATTACTCAGATGTTGGTAATGGCATGGACTATTATGCTTTCTCGGTGTAA